A window from Erythrolamprus reginae isolate rEryReg1 chromosome 11, rEryReg1.hap1, whole genome shotgun sequence encodes these proteins:
- the LOC139173896 gene encoding tRNA selenocysteine 1-associated protein 1-like isoform X2, which translates to MTAYLWMGDLEPYMDENFILRAFATMGQLILSVKIIRNRLTGISAGYCFVEFADLATAEKCLHKFNRKPLPGATPTKRFKLNYATSGKQPDNSPEYSLFVGNLSPDVDDGMIYKFFVKVYPSCRGGKVIVDQMGVSKGYGFAKFSDELEQKRALVECQGAVGLGCKPIRLSVAIPKANRLKMVEYNQMYNYNYNQYYQQYQNYYAHWGYDQNTGSYSYSYPQYGYTQNTMQTYEEVGEDALEDPMPHTDVSEANKQFMEQSEELYDALIECHWQPLDSVSSELQAA; encoded by the exons ATGACCGCCTACCTGTGGATGGGAGAC ctGGAGCCTTATATGGATGAGAATTTCATTTTAAGAGCTTTTGCTACTATGGGACAACTAATCCTGAGTGTGAAGATAATTCGGAATAGATTGACAGG GATTTCAGCAGGCTATTGCTTTGTAGAATTTGCTGATCTGGCCACAGCAGAGAAATGTTTACATAAATTCAACAGAAAACCCCTTCCTGGTGCCACCCCT ACAAAGCGCTTTAAATTAAACTATGCCACATCTGGGAAGCAACCTGATAACAG CCCAGAATATTCCCTGTTTGTTGGGAATCTTTCCCCTGATGTAGATGACGGGATGATATATAAATTTTTTGTAAAAGTATACCCATCATGTCGGGGTGGAAAAGTGATCGTGGATCAGATGGGCGTTTCCAA AGGCTATGGTTTTGCGAAATTCTCAGATGAACTGGAGCAGAAGAGAGCACTGGTAGAGTGCCAGGGGGCTGTCGGTCTTGGTTGTAAGCCGATACGCTTGAGCGTTGCCATACCAAAAGC TAATCGGCTGAAGATGGTGGAGTACAATCAGATGTATAATTATAACTATAACCAGTACTACCAACAGTATCAGAACTACTATGCCCATtggggatatgatcaaaacacAGGCAGTTACAGCTACAGCTACCCACAATATGGCTACACACAGAACACCATGCAG ACATATGAAGAAGTGGGTGAAGATGCATTGGAAG ATCCGATGCCCCATACAGATGTGAGTGAAGCCAACAAGCAGTTTATGGAGCAGAGCGAAGAACTCTACGATGCCTTGATAGAATGCCATTGGCAGCCTTTGGACAGTGTTTCTTCAGAGCTCCAAGCTGCTTAA
- the LOC139173896 gene encoding tRNA selenocysteine 1-associated protein 1-like isoform X1, giving the protein MTAYLWMGDLEPYMDENFILRAFATMGQLILSVKIIRNRLTGISAGYCFVEFADLATAEKCLHKFNRKPLPGATPTKRFKLNYATSGKQPDNSPEYSLFVGNLSPDVDDGMIYKFFVKVYPSCRGGKVIVDQMGVSKGYGFAKFSDELEQKRALVECQGAVGLGCKPIRLSVAIPKANRLKMVEYNQMYNYNYNQYYQQYQNYYAHWGYDQNTGSYSYSYPQYGYTQNTMQTYEEVGEDALEGFLPLADPMPHTDVSEANKQFMEQSEELYDALIECHWQPLDSVSSELQAA; this is encoded by the exons ATGACCGCCTACCTGTGGATGGGAGAC ctGGAGCCTTATATGGATGAGAATTTCATTTTAAGAGCTTTTGCTACTATGGGACAACTAATCCTGAGTGTGAAGATAATTCGGAATAGATTGACAGG GATTTCAGCAGGCTATTGCTTTGTAGAATTTGCTGATCTGGCCACAGCAGAGAAATGTTTACATAAATTCAACAGAAAACCCCTTCCTGGTGCCACCCCT ACAAAGCGCTTTAAATTAAACTATGCCACATCTGGGAAGCAACCTGATAACAG CCCAGAATATTCCCTGTTTGTTGGGAATCTTTCCCCTGATGTAGATGACGGGATGATATATAAATTTTTTGTAAAAGTATACCCATCATGTCGGGGTGGAAAAGTGATCGTGGATCAGATGGGCGTTTCCAA AGGCTATGGTTTTGCGAAATTCTCAGATGAACTGGAGCAGAAGAGAGCACTGGTAGAGTGCCAGGGGGCTGTCGGTCTTGGTTGTAAGCCGATACGCTTGAGCGTTGCCATACCAAAAGC TAATCGGCTGAAGATGGTGGAGTACAATCAGATGTATAATTATAACTATAACCAGTACTACCAACAGTATCAGAACTACTATGCCCATtggggatatgatcaaaacacAGGCAGTTACAGCTACAGCTACCCACAATATGGCTACACACAGAACACCATGCAG ACATATGAAGAAGTGGGTGAAGATGCATTGGAAG GCTTCCTTCCGTTGGCAGATCCGATGCCCCATACAGATGTGAGTGAAGCCAACAAGCAGTTTATGGAGCAGAGCGAAGAACTCTACGATGCCTTGATAGAATGCCATTGGCAGCCTTTGGACAGTGTTTCTTCAGAGCTCCAAGCTGCTTAA